The following proteins are co-located in the Planococcus plakortidis genome:
- a CDS encoding hydroxymethylglutaryl-CoA lyase gives MDERVIMTDVTGRDGFQMEKDWIATEDKINIINQIIASGIPRIEATSFVSPKAVPQMRDAREVIDGIQRENVEVIALVPNVKGAELALEAGVDEVNYVLSISETHNQKNVRKTVGESIEGVKDIQKLMDSSKITVSLATAFGCPFEGLYEVDKILGNIETLTAAGISRFTIADTTGMANPVQMTEFISTIMERYPDNYFGLHLHNTRGMGLANIYAAYQAGMRHFDAALGGIGGCPFAPGASGNVCLEDVIHMFEFMGVPVDGNLPGLIETALGMEKLLGRTLPGQVMKSGQADKTHIA, from the coding sequence ATGGACGAAAGAGTGATCATGACCGATGTCACGGGCAGAGATGGATTTCAAATGGAAAAGGACTGGATCGCTACAGAAGATAAGATCAACATCATTAACCAAATTATCGCATCGGGAATTCCTCGCATCGAAGCAACTTCGTTTGTTTCACCGAAAGCGGTTCCGCAAATGCGCGATGCACGTGAAGTAATTGACGGAATCCAACGTGAAAACGTGGAAGTGATTGCACTCGTGCCTAACGTCAAAGGTGCTGAGCTGGCACTCGAAGCAGGCGTGGATGAAGTGAATTATGTGCTGTCCATCAGCGAGACGCACAACCAGAAAAATGTCAGGAAAACGGTCGGTGAATCGATCGAAGGGGTCAAAGACATCCAGAAATTAATGGATTCTTCGAAAATTACAGTAAGTCTAGCCACAGCGTTCGGCTGCCCGTTCGAAGGCTTGTATGAAGTCGATAAAATCCTCGGCAATATCGAAACTTTGACAGCTGCTGGCATCAGCCGATTCACGATTGCCGATACGACCGGCATGGCGAATCCTGTGCAAATGACGGAGTTTATCTCCACCATTATGGAACGGTATCCCGACAATTATTTTGGGCTGCATCTCCATAATACGAGAGGGATGGGCTTGGCGAATATCTATGCAGCTTACCAGGCGGGAATGCGCCATTTCGATGCTGCTCTAGGCGGTATCGGCGGCTGTCCATTTGCGCCTGGGGCAAGTGGCAACGTCTGTTTAGAAGACGTGATTCACATGTTCGAGTTCATGGGGGTGCCGGTTGACGGCAATTTGCCGGGGTTGATTGAAACTGCACTTGGTATGGAGAAACTGCTCGGCAGGACGCTCCCGGGGCAAGTCATGAAATCGGGACAGGCCGATAAAACGCATATTGCATAA
- a CDS encoding flavin reductase family protein: protein MNIDLRSIDTKQAYKLMTGSIVPRPIAWVSTIDEDGNRNLAPFSFFTVASRNPATLCISVGPGVGDREGTTKDTLSNIRSTKQFVVNIVNSPLGDEMHISSGNLPAEVDEFEAAGLTPVESINVQAPRVGEAPISFELELDQIIEIGSDHLILGRVVQYHIQDEYYLGNYKVDLEKLKPLGRLAGNYCEVDNLFTLPRVKVEEGIK, encoded by the coding sequence ATGAATATAGATTTGCGCAGCATCGATACGAAACAAGCATATAAACTGATGACCGGCTCGATCGTGCCCCGGCCGATCGCTTGGGTTTCCACGATAGACGAAGACGGCAACCGCAATTTAGCGCCTTTCAGTTTTTTTACAGTCGCCTCACGAAACCCGGCTACATTATGCATTTCAGTCGGTCCTGGGGTCGGCGACAGGGAAGGAACGACCAAGGATACCTTATCGAATATCCGAAGTACCAAGCAATTCGTCGTCAATATCGTGAATTCTCCACTTGGCGACGAGATGCACATCAGCTCGGGTAATTTGCCTGCAGAGGTGGATGAGTTTGAAGCGGCAGGGCTAACACCGGTTGAGAGCATAAATGTGCAAGCGCCGCGAGTAGGGGAAGCGCCGATTTCCTTTGAGTTGGAGCTGGATCAAATCATCGAAATCGGCAGCGACCATTTGATTTTGGGAAGAGTCGTTCAATACCATATCCAGGATGAATATTATCTCGGCAATTATAAAGTAGACCTCGAAAAGCTCAAACCGCTGGGCAGGCTGGCAGGCAATTATTGCGAAGTCGATAATTTGTTCACTTTGCCCAGAGTAAAAGTGGAAGAAGGGATCAAGTGA
- a CDS encoding MFS transporter, with translation MDNSTHIKPFKSINPWHMLGWLLVAQVMVAFIGRSLAPLGVLIGEDLSLTKAQIGMLPAALFLGQSIASIPAGFIVDRIGSKRLLLYLSFGLGGAFMLMAITSHYFFVLLMVVIGGVGYGTMHPTSNKGILHWFQQKRGTAMGIKQMGVTLGSALSALLLLPLAAVWGWRMALLAACGLLMATGVLAYRFYRDPPSAEPLEQDRKMSWPYLKESIGDMFRHKPLVLLSIAAMGLSGSQLILNTYIVLFAYEQLGLSLLLAGMLLVVSEVSGSLGRIAWGIISDTLFKGQRLIVLVYIAALSIGVAFIVTRLPVGVSFMAVASVVAVFGFCISGFNGIWMNAATELVPFKQAGIASGFTLMIGSWGVIIGPPLFGYIVDLSGDFNYGWFFLAFILLLVILLLLWARRLANKGS, from the coding sequence ATGGACAACTCAACTCATATAAAACCATTCAAATCAATCAACCCCTGGCATATGCTTGGGTGGCTGCTTGTTGCCCAGGTAATGGTCGCATTCATCGGCCGGAGCCTGGCGCCGCTCGGGGTATTGATCGGAGAAGATTTGTCGCTGACCAAGGCCCAGATCGGCATGTTGCCGGCTGCCTTGTTCCTCGGCCAATCCATTGCTTCCATCCCCGCAGGATTTATCGTCGACCGCATTGGCTCCAAACGCTTATTGCTGTATTTATCGTTCGGTCTTGGCGGTGCTTTTATGTTGATGGCCATCACCAGCCATTATTTTTTTGTACTGTTGATGGTCGTTATCGGGGGAGTCGGTTATGGCACGATGCATCCGACATCCAATAAAGGGATTTTGCACTGGTTCCAACAAAAGCGTGGAACGGCGATGGGCATCAAGCAAATGGGTGTTACATTAGGGTCGGCTCTATCGGCCCTTTTGCTATTGCCGCTGGCAGCGGTGTGGGGATGGCGCATGGCATTACTGGCGGCATGTGGCCTGTTGATGGCAACGGGCGTGCTTGCTTATCGTTTTTACAGGGATCCGCCTTCCGCAGAGCCTCTTGAACAAGATAGGAAAATGAGCTGGCCTTATTTAAAGGAATCAATTGGCGACATGTTCCGCCATAAACCACTCGTTCTTCTCAGCATCGCCGCCATGGGCTTGAGCGGGAGCCAATTGATCTTGAATACGTATATCGTCTTGTTTGCTTATGAACAACTCGGGCTCAGCCTGTTGTTAGCGGGCATGCTCCTGGTTGTGTCAGAAGTAAGCGGTTCTCTCGGGAGGATAGCGTGGGGAATTATCAGTGATACCCTATTCAAGGGACAGCGTTTGATTGTCCTCGTCTATATTGCCGCCTTGTCAATCGGCGTCGCTTTCATTGTTACCCGGCTTCCGGTGGGAGTTTCATTTATGGCTGTCGCTTCAGTCGTTGCCGTTTTCGGTTTTTGCATTTCCGGATTTAATGGAATTTGGATGAATGCGGCTACAGAACTTGTGCCTTTCAAGCAAGCAGGAATCGCAAGCGGGTTTACGTTAATGATCGGTTCGTGGGGTGTGATCATTGGCCCGCCATTATTCGGTTACATTGTCGATCTTTCGGGTGATTTCAATTACGGATGGTTCTTCCTCGCGTTTATCTTGCTCCTTGTCATTCTTTTGCTTTTGTGGGCAAGGCGATTAGCGAACAAAGGAAGTTAG